In Streptococcus salivarius, the following are encoded in one genomic region:
- a CDS encoding helix-turn-helix domain-containing protein: MGNIISELRRRKKLSKKALAHNLNVDAGTIDKWENGANIRMENVVALAEYFGVSTDDILGIR; this comes from the coding sequence ATGGGAAATATTATTTCAGAATTGAGACGACGAAAGAAGCTCTCAAAGAAAGCGTTAGCTCATAATCTTAATGTTGATGCAGGGACTATCGACAAATGGGAAAATGGAGCTAATATTCGTATGGAAAACGTTGTAGCCTTAGCTGAATACTTTGGTGTTTCTACTGACGATATTTTAGGAATAAGATAG
- a CDS encoding putative holin-like toxin, with protein sequence MQNLVERRAVLTAFEIVQTILGFGSFTIALIGLCYKLFKDDDKK encoded by the coding sequence ATTCAAAATCTAGTAGAGAGGAGAGCCGTTTTGACAGCGTTCGAGATTGTGCAAACCATTCTAGGCTTTGGTAGTTTTACTATCGCTCTAATTGGATTATGCTACAAACTCTTTAAAGACGATGACAAAAAATAA
- a CDS encoding helix-turn-helix domain-containing protein, with product MDKIQINLEKLIKEKKLTSKEVAKRINITEANLSILKTGKAKGIRFTTLLRICRALDCQPGDILEYVRSENHED from the coding sequence ATGGATAAGATACAAATAAATTTAGAAAAGTTAATTAAAGAAAAGAAACTTACATCTAAAGAAGTTGCAAAAAGAATAAATATCACAGAGGCAAATCTATCAATTTTGAAAACGGGAAAAGCAAAAGGCATACGTTTCACTACACTCTTACGAATATGTAGAGCACTTGATTGTCAACCTGGTGATATTTTAGAGTATGTTAGGAGTGAAAACCATGAAGATTAA
- a CDS encoding class I SAM-dependent methyltransferase, with protein MSDKSNKKFWDKFAKLYAPFMKKDKGVYDKVCGYINPYLSKDMNVLELACGSGQLSFNLSKYTKSWIATDFSKQMIFEARKHGEYENLVFEIADATSLIYTDEKFDCVVIANALHIMPEPDKAMKEIYRVLKPNGTLFAPTFLWKEEKQSKFKKRLMSIVGFKMYKEWDKKQFEEFIHEYGFSVAEMKLVNGGLAPVGVMIAYKK; from the coding sequence GTGAGTGATAAGAGTAACAAAAAATTTTGGGATAAATTCGCCAAGTTGTATGCTCCTTTTATGAAGAAGGATAAAGGTGTTTATGATAAAGTTTGCGGATACATAAACCCCTATTTGAGTAAGGATATGAATGTACTTGAACTTGCTTGTGGTTCAGGTCAATTATCCTTTAACCTTTCAAAATATACGAAAAGTTGGATTGCAACTGATTTTTCTAAACAAATGATTTTTGAAGCAAGAAAACATGGAGAATACGAGAACCTTGTCTTTGAAATAGCTGATGCTACTTCATTGATTTATACAGATGAGAAATTTGATTGTGTAGTAATAGCTAATGCACTTCATATTATGCCCGAGCCTGACAAGGCAATGAAAGAAATATATAGGGTATTAAAACCTAATGGTACTTTGTTTGCTCCCACTTTTTTATGGAAAGAGGAAAAACAAAGTAAATTCAAAAAACGGCTGATGTCTATTGTAGGGTTTAAGATGTATAAAGAATGGGATAAAAAGCAATTTGAAGAATTTATCCATGAATATGGATTTTCAGTAGCTGAAATGAAATTGGTAAATGGAGGTCTTGCACCAGTTGGTGTAATGATTGCATATAAAAAGTAA
- the lanKC gene encoding class III lanthionine synthetase LanKC — MDVRYEMYLAPNNKFYKRAGATNKKKTMLYVKDLPEGWYSKIGKEKHWHYCGPIGVPIPPQGWKIHISSTLDNAQKTLDIVSKILISRNTHFKFVMSSWDLFVKNSKYGDRSASGKFITIYPATIYLFFTLLDELDKALSGLENGAYILNDNRWFFGNVYFRYGGFLEMHTQEGEDGIINEYGEIIPDQRIPGYVVPSFVEIPEKLKAMELEKENKSLDASKLDDYNISEAMHFSNGGGVYKATNVSSGENVIIKEGRPEAGLDSTGKDGFKRLSIEFETLSKLADVDEVVDVYEYFKAWENVYLVEEVVNGIPLQSWIAQNYPFGGSEDKKKSYLRKTLDITEKIKTGLQKIHDKDVGIGDLSPSNILINNDTLEIKFIDFETAGVADAKYSPSLATPGFVSKYSKTRKQSDWFSFYRIVYSMLAPIAPIQDIEIKNEQKIDKWILMTFGSEAYNYVNNLKKLLPLSKRMYYSDVQENRLDYDLDNLTSKVRLGIISHLQPSKKQLIPGDIRQFEYSGGMYNVLTGGFGVIMSLVRTGEISQSIKEWAIRYSKEKYLAELDSGLFSGKSGIACILFELGEIQRSKEIIGSITIPNEASDISLMTGLSGIGLALLSFYTSLNEHSYLEKATKAANEIKNIFSKNTEIYSKDPDFFPKGLFDGWSGAVMFFGALYTVTKNKEWLDFAEKMMSRELESCVLDDDGILHIEDEQRLLPYLAGGGVGVAVALLSLAKKTNKEFYFKKFEQTLPLASTVCCYNSGLFRGYAGFLLFVSFLEQEYGIINREKTLTLLSTIQLYAVTTTGQEVMFPGDYGYRLSGDLFSGSSGVLIALEAMRGKSWKNWIPLISETMDVLL; from the coding sequence ATGGATGTAAGGTATGAAATGTATTTAGCCCCCAATAATAAATTTTACAAACGAGCAGGAGCAACCAACAAAAAGAAAACTATGCTTTATGTAAAAGATTTACCAGAGGGATGGTATTCAAAAATTGGTAAGGAGAAGCACTGGCATTATTGTGGTCCAATTGGTGTTCCTATCCCACCACAAGGTTGGAAGATTCACATCAGTTCTACATTAGACAATGCTCAAAAAACACTTGATATCGTATCAAAAATACTAATCTCTAGAAACACTCATTTTAAATTTGTAATGAGTTCATGGGATTTATTTGTGAAAAATTCAAAATATGGTGATAGAAGCGCTTCGGGAAAATTTATTACAATTTATCCGGCGACGATTTATTTGTTTTTTACTTTACTTGATGAATTGGATAAAGCACTTTCTGGATTAGAAAATGGGGCTTATATATTAAATGATAATCGTTGGTTCTTTGGAAATGTATACTTTAGATACGGTGGTTTCTTAGAAATGCATACTCAAGAGGGAGAAGATGGTATAATTAATGAGTACGGAGAAATTATACCAGATCAACGAATTCCTGGATATGTTGTTCCTTCTTTTGTGGAAATACCTGAGAAATTAAAAGCGATGGAGTTGGAAAAAGAAAATAAGTCTTTAGATGCTAGTAAATTAGATGATTATAATATATCTGAAGCAATGCATTTTAGTAATGGAGGTGGAGTTTATAAAGCAACTAACGTATCTTCTGGAGAAAATGTAATAATAAAGGAGGGAAGGCCGGAGGCAGGTCTGGACAGTACAGGAAAAGATGGTTTTAAAAGGCTATCAATTGAATTTGAAACATTGTCTAAATTGGCAGATGTTGATGAAGTTGTTGATGTTTATGAATATTTTAAAGCGTGGGAAAATGTTTATTTAGTTGAAGAAGTGGTAAATGGGATTCCTCTCCAATCTTGGATTGCTCAAAATTATCCATTTGGTGGATCAGAGGATAAAAAGAAAAGCTATCTTCGTAAGACGTTGGATATTACAGAAAAAATAAAAACTGGTTTACAAAAGATACACGATAAAGATGTTGGAATAGGTGATTTATCACCATCTAATATTTTAATTAACAATGATACACTCGAAATCAAGTTTATAGATTTCGAAACTGCGGGAGTTGCTGATGCTAAATATTCACCAAGTTTAGCCACTCCGGGTTTTGTTTCAAAGTATTCTAAAACAAGGAAACAATCTGATTGGTTTAGTTTTTATAGGATTGTATATTCTATGTTAGCACCAATTGCTCCAATTCAAGATATCGAAATTAAAAATGAACAAAAAATAGATAAGTGGATTTTAATGACATTTGGTAGCGAGGCATATAATTACGTTAATAACTTAAAAAAACTTCTTCCTCTATCTAAGCGTATGTATTACTCAGATGTTCAAGAAAACAGATTGGATTATGATTTAGATAATTTAACTTCAAAAGTTCGTCTAGGAATAATATCTCATTTACAACCTAGTAAGAAGCAATTGATTCCGGGAGACATAAGGCAATTTGAATACTCAGGTGGTATGTATAATGTTTTAACTGGTGGTTTTGGGGTAATAATGTCACTTGTTAGAACTGGGGAAATTTCACAATCTATTAAAGAATGGGCAATTAGATATTCAAAGGAAAAGTATTTGGCGGAGTTAGATTCGGGACTATTTTCTGGAAAATCAGGAATTGCTTGTATATTATTTGAATTAGGAGAAATCCAACGCTCTAAGGAAATAATTGGCTCAATTACTATTCCAAATGAAGCTTCAGATATTTCTCTAATGACAGGTCTATCTGGGATAGGACTTGCACTTTTATCATTTTATACTTCATTAAATGAACATTCATATTTAGAAAAGGCTACCAAAGCTGCTAATGAGATAAAAAATATCTTTAGTAAAAATACTGAAATCTATTCAAAAGATCCAGATTTTTTTCCTAAAGGTCTATTTGATGGATGGAGTGGAGCTGTGATGTTTTTCGGTGCATTATATACAGTCACAAAAAATAAAGAGTGGCTTGATTTTGCAGAGAAAATGATGAGTAGAGAATTAGAAAGTTGTGTTTTAGATGATGATGGAATTCTTCATATTGAAGATGAGCAAAGACTACTTCCCTATTTAGCGGGAGGAGGAGTGGGTGTAGCAGTCGCTCTACTTTCTCTTGCTAAGAAAACAAATAAAGAATTTTACTTTAAAAAATTTGAACAGACTCTTCCATTAGCCTCAACTGTTTGTTGTTATAATAGTGGTCTATTTAGAGGATATGCTGGTTTTTTACTTTTTGTTTCCTTTTTAGAACAAGAGTATGGTATAATAAATAGAGAGAAAACGCTGACATTACTGAGTACAATTCAATTGTATGCAGTAACAACGACAGGGCAGGAAGTAATGTTTCCTGGAGACTATGGCTACAGATTGTCAGGTGATTTATTTTCTGGTTCTTCAGGTGTACTTATTGCTCTAGAAGCAATGAGAGGGAAGAGTTGGAAAAACTGGATTCCATTGATTTCTGAAACGATGGATGTGTTATTGTGA
- a CDS encoding ABC transporter ATP-binding protein, with protein sequence MKKNNYLDIAYLKKYLPNNFYLFFLSLLILTGTIVSLSIPIFIMGIINNMKNGIHISSILVVISLFLIELCFTAVSYYFINKTSERIVEQIRNEIWMHILKLPVSYFDKNRYGAVVTNIIHDTEEILEFFNSQISSFFTNVISIIGSIVILFVLDWKLAILLGVAVPIAVLLTSYFGNQEYTISMRYRESIAHLQNNLTSTLSKIRLVKSTTSEETEFQKESELFNSLYKTGVEEGKILGILSPISSMVVMLLLVVTFGYGTYRVSNGTLSSGALVASIVYLFQLADPFSQIISFFTSYQKFRASVVKIGELLQEPIEADLVLEFKQAKCTDRDGLLFKNIDFSYTKEDVIFNNLDFEFQLYKTTAIIGRSGVGKTTIFSLIERFYVPTQGSILFRNKDIASIPLKTWRSKIAYLSQDIDLSYGTLLENLTYGIHNYTMNKVDNLVEEFGLKSFLDSLEMGYNTIIGEKGVTISGGQKQRIALIRAILKDADIYLLDEPTSALDAHTEKLVQITLERYLKGKTVLVIAHRLKTITSADEIVIVNNKKIEYHGTHNELLNSCHLYNQLLEDSVL encoded by the coding sequence ATGAAAAAAAATAATTATTTAGATATAGCTTATTTAAAAAAGTATCTACCAAATAATTTTTATCTTTTCTTTTTGAGCTTACTAATACTAACTGGTACGATTGTCTCTTTAAGTATTCCAATTTTTATTATGGGAATAATTAATAATATGAAAAATGGGATTCATATCAGTAGTATATTAGTTGTTATTTCACTTTTCCTTATAGAATTATGCTTCACAGCAGTTTCGTATTATTTCATTAATAAAACATCGGAAAGGATTGTAGAGCAGATACGTAACGAAATATGGATGCACATTTTAAAGTTGCCAGTCTCATATTTTGATAAAAATCGTTATGGGGCGGTTGTAACAAATATTATTCATGATACTGAAGAAATATTAGAATTTTTCAACAGTCAAATAAGCTCTTTTTTTACAAATGTTATATCTATAATTGGCTCTATTGTAATTTTGTTCGTATTGGATTGGAAGTTAGCAATTTTATTAGGTGTGGCTGTTCCTATAGCTGTTCTGCTTACTAGTTATTTTGGTAATCAAGAATACACGATATCAATGAGATATAGAGAAAGTATTGCGCACTTACAGAATAATCTTACATCTACTCTTTCAAAAATTAGGTTAGTAAAATCGACGACTTCGGAAGAGACCGAGTTTCAGAAAGAGAGTGAATTATTTAATTCTTTATATAAGACTGGTGTAGAAGAAGGAAAAATATTGGGTATTCTTTCACCAATTTCTTCTATGGTAGTTATGCTACTCTTAGTTGTAACCTTTGGTTACGGTACCTACCGGGTATCAAATGGAACCCTATCGAGTGGAGCATTAGTTGCAAGTATTGTATATTTATTTCAATTAGCTGATCCGTTTTCGCAAATTATTTCGTTTTTCACAAGCTATCAAAAATTTAGAGCCTCGGTCGTGAAGATAGGAGAATTACTTCAAGAACCGATTGAAGCTGATTTGGTTTTGGAGTTCAAACAGGCTAAATGTACAGATAGAGATGGTTTATTATTTAAAAATATCGATTTCTCTTATACAAAAGAAGATGTCATATTTAATAACCTAGACTTTGAATTTCAATTGTACAAAACAACGGCCATTATTGGTAGGAGTGGAGTTGGAAAAACAACAATATTTTCATTGATAGAAAGATTTTATGTACCAACTCAAGGTAGTATCTTATTCCGCAATAAAGATATTGCCAGTATTCCTTTAAAAACTTGGCGGTCTAAAATTGCTTATTTATCGCAGGATATTGATTTGTCATACGGGACACTTTTAGAAAATTTAACTTACGGTATACACAATTATACGATGAACAAAGTAGATAACTTAGTTGAGGAATTTGGATTAAAATCATTTTTAGATAGTCTAGAAATGGGATATAATACTATCATTGGCGAGAAGGGAGTAACAATTTCGGGTGGTCAAAAGCAGCGAATTGCCCTTATTAGGGCAATATTGAAAGATGCTGATATTTACTTACTTGATGAGCCAACCTCAGCACTTGATGCACATACAGAAAAACTTGTTCAAATCACCTTAGAAAGATATTTGAAAGGAAAGACTGTCCTAGTTATAGCACATAGATTGAAAACAATTACCTCTGCAGATGAAATTGTTATTGTAAATAATAAGAAAATTGAATATCACGGTACTCACAATGAATTATTAAATTCTTGTCACTTGTATAATCAGTTACTGGAGGATAGTGTACTATAA
- a CDS encoding class III lanthipeptide — MKKILSLQQLKKTERAKTKSSMSLNCQMSSNNSWFFC, encoded by the coding sequence ATGAAGAAAATACTATCTTTACAGCAATTAAAAAAAACAGAAAGAGCTAAAACGAAATCTAGTATGAGTTTGAACTGTCAAATGAGTAGTAATAATAGCTGGTTTTTCTGCTAA
- the tnpB gene encoding transposase: protein MVKSQYDLVPFSKSIFIFCSRRSNRFKVLYWDGEVGYSTRGMKIENYPAKRC from the coding sequence TTGGTGAAATCACAATACGATTTAGTCCCATTTTCAAAATCTATCTTTATCTTTTGCAGTAGACGAAGTAATCGCTTCAAAGTACTTTACTGGGATGGTGAGGTGGGGTACTCTACAAGAGGTATGAAAATAGAAAACTACCCGGCTAAGAGATGTTAA
- a CDS encoding class III lanthipeptide: MKNILSLQQLKVKENTKLMAKSSKSMNCKNSSHASWFVC, translated from the coding sequence ATGAAAAATATCTTATCTTTACAACAACTTAAAGTAAAAGAAAATACTAAATTGATGGCTAAATCATCAAAAAGTATGAATTGTAAAAATAGTAGCCATGCTAGCTGGTTTGTTTGCTAG
- a CDS encoding class III lanthipeptide produces the protein MKKILSLQTLISTEKATLCNASNLSVTCKKQSSISLFLCVKTTDK, from the coding sequence ATGAAGAAAATACTATCTTTACAAACGTTGATTTCTACTGAAAAAGCAACGTTGTGCAATGCCTCCAATCTTAGTGTGACGTGTAAAAAACAAAGTTCAATTAGCTTGTTTTTATGTGTTAAAACTACGGATAAATAG
- a CDS encoding DUF2975 domain-containing protein: MKKILKITSHLLSLMRYPVWGINFLLFLGIVGVLFGGQRSHWMFTFDYGDSIIDVPIIFPLVILILLIIIFVFIIQLLKIWSKLLFGFSKGQFFSGENLKKLKRSMIFLVLVTAIQLLINLIFNYLSVENVSEVFDFSLKNYVVHTVFILFNAILIIVLEKGKNIQKENEDFI, translated from the coding sequence ATGAAAAAAATATTAAAAATAACAAGTCATCTCTTGTCTCTAATGAGGTATCCTGTTTGGGGAATAAATTTCCTGTTATTTTTAGGAATAGTAGGAGTTTTATTTGGGGGACAGAGAAGTCATTGGATGTTTACATTTGACTATGGTGATTCCATTATTGATGTTCCAATAATTTTTCCATTAGTTATTCTTATATTGTTGATTATAATTTTTGTTTTTATTATCCAGTTATTAAAAATTTGGAGTAAGTTGTTATTTGGTTTCAGTAAGGGTCAATTTTTTAGTGGTGAGAATCTTAAAAAATTAAAAAGATCGATGATATTTCTAGTTTTGGTGACTGCTATTCAATTATTGATTAATCTAATATTCAACTATTTAAGTGTAGAAAATGTTAGTGAAGTATTTGATTTTTCGTTGAAAAATTACGTGGTACATACTGTATTCATATTATTTAACGCTATATTGATTATCGTATTGGAAAAAGGAAAAAATATTCAAAAAGAAAATGAGGACTTTATTTAA
- a CDS encoding helix-turn-helix domain-containing protein, with protein MKECKDSNNLMGEMFTDRLIKLRQARGWTKKEFSAKIGKTQQTVGKWENGSNAPTFKDLVKLVGLFGVTSDYLLGLSDSPSKYAYPPINDNKQEQVEEMFKELDEGNQDATVDFIENRLDNQHISKEIKENDHRKQIVKQDQRPTKRVSIYAKVDAQGFEVSEVPVDCLDYPVPIPVHDIAFKVVGDSLEPSFFDDEVMFVMKDSILRTGDICIVQLKSKYHVMKVSQNIDNGDILLNSLNSNEAPITLSEKDDFSIFGKIVLM; from the coding sequence ATGAAAGAGTGTAAGGATAGTAATAATTTAATGGGGGAAATGTTTACTGACCGATTAATTAAACTCCGACAAGCTAGAGGTTGGACTAAAAAGGAATTTAGTGCCAAAATAGGGAAAACACAACAAACTGTTGGAAAGTGGGAAAATGGAAGTAATGCCCCTACATTTAAAGATCTTGTGAAGTTAGTTGGATTATTTGGGGTGACGTCAGACTACTTACTAGGATTATCGGACTCACCAAGCAAGTATGCTTACCCACCAATTAACGACAATAAGCAAGAGCAAGTAGAGGAAATGTTTAAGGAGCTTGATGAAGGAAACCAAGACGCGACTGTTGATTTCATAGAAAATCGATTAGATAATCAGCATATCTCTAAAGAAATCAAAGAAAATGACCATAGAAAACAAATAGTTAAACAAGATCAACGACCAACCAAAAGAGTTAGTATTTATGCTAAAGTAGATGCACAAGGGTTTGAAGTATCAGAGGTCCCAGTTGACTGTCTCGACTACCCTGTTCCTATTCCGGTACATGATATTGCGTTTAAGGTTGTTGGTGATTCCTTGGAACCTAGTTTCTTCGATGATGAAGTAATGTTTGTCATGAAAGACTCCATCCTTCGAACAGGTGATATCTGCATCGTGCAGCTAAAGAGTAAGTACCACGTAATGAAGGTAAGTCAAAATATAGATAATGGTGACATTCTTCTTAACTCGTTAAATTCTAACGAGGCACCTATCACCTTGTCAGAAAAGGATGATTTCAGCATTTTTGGCAAGATTGTACTTATGTAA
- a CDS encoding class III lanthipeptide, producing the protein MKNILSLQQLKVKENTKLMAKSSKSINCKNSSHASWFVC; encoded by the coding sequence ATGAAAAATATCTTATCTTTACAACAACTTAAAGTAAAAGAAAATACTAAATTGATGGCTAAATCATCAAAAAGCATAAACTGTAAAAATAGTAGCCATGCTAGCTGGTTTGTTTGCTAG
- a CDS encoding trypsin-like serine peptidase, with protein sequence MVEKIRMYIGVLSYKKEGREGQKGTGCIFSYKGKWFLATAAHCVYDIDEDKFYTDFKFTQPNSGKEYILGDVYLHKFWSSLYAPEYDIAFFNIYCDDNFFNLDRTYLTPYFEISNDNKFTIAGFPGKILRNKLYIKRDNNGISDRMYSSSLIGIRTCKKEGMSGGPLICQNEDSLSIVGTISLSFVSEKGILWCAPWNKDFKAILEFLTSDKQAEPDFMEMYNWKI encoded by the coding sequence ATGGTCGAAAAAATTCGGATGTACATCGGAGTTCTTTCTTATAAAAAGGAAGGCCGAGAGGGACAAAAGGGAACAGGTTGTATTTTTAGTTATAAAGGGAAATGGTTCTTAGCAACTGCAGCACATTGCGTTTATGATATAGATGAAGATAAATTTTACACCGATTTTAAATTTACTCAGCCAAATAGTGGAAAGGAATATATACTTGGTGATGTTTACTTACATAAATTTTGGTCGAGTTTATATGCCCCAGAGTATGATATTGCTTTTTTTAATATTTATTGTGATGATAATTTTTTTAATTTGGATAGGACTTATTTAACACCTTATTTTGAAATTTCAAATGATAACAAATTTACAATTGCTGGTTTTCCTGGAAAGATACTTAGAAATAAATTATATATAAAGAGGGATAACAACGGGATTAGCGATAGAATGTATTCGTCGAGTTTAATAGGAATAAGGACCTGTAAAAAAGAGGGAATGTCGGGAGGACCTTTAATATGTCAAAATGAAGATAGTTTGAGTATAGTTGGTACTATTAGTTTGTCTTTTGTATCTGAAAAAGGGATTTTATGGTGTGCTCCATGGAATAAAGACTTCAAGGCTATTCTTGAGTTTCTGACAAGTGATAAACAAGCGGAGCCAGACTTTATGGAAATGTATAATTGGAAAATATAG
- a CDS encoding S24 family peptidase: protein MEPSFFDDEVIFVMKDSVLRTGDICIVQLKCQYHVMKVSQNRDNGDILLNSLNSSKVPNTLSEKDDFTIFGKVVFM, encoded by the coding sequence TTGGAACCTAGTTTCTTCGATGATGAAGTAATATTTGTCATGAAAGACTCCGTCCTTCGAACAGGCGATATCTGCATCGTGCAGCTAAAGTGTCAGTACCACGTAATGAAGGTGAGTCAAAATAGAGATAATGGTGACATTCTTCTAAACTCACTAAATTCTAGCAAGGTACCAAATACCCTTTCTGAAAAGGACGACTTCACCATCTTTGGTAAGGTTGTATTTATGTAG
- a CDS encoding IS30 family transposase, whose amino-acid sequence MTYTHLITNELVMIEAYYQEDIKVSDIVTSLGRSKQTIYNVINYLKEGHSAYDYYNRYKINKKRCGRNKTSLTQSEKDFIQTHLEQNWSLDVIKGTYPDRVACSMRTLYRLADHGILKKEDLPWKGKRKPNGHSEKRGKQALRRDLSERADSHPNFKTGFGHLEGDTIVGEKHKSAVITLVECFSKAIITLKINGWKASDIEASINQWLSQVPSHLFKSITFDCGKEFSNWKSISNAHDIDIFFADPGCPGQRGLNEHSNGLLRRNGLPKQMVFTNISQKYLSAIADKRNRISRKSLNYQSPYQVFLSYLKSLT is encoded by the coding sequence ATGACCTATACTCATCTTATCACAAACGAGCTTGTAATGATAGAGGCTTACTATCAAGAAGACATAAAAGTTTCAGATATTGTGACTTCACTTGGCAGATCAAAACAGACAATCTACAATGTCATCAACTATCTGAAAGAGGGGCACTCTGCTTATGATTACTATAACCGATATAAAATCAATAAGAAACGCTGTGGCAGGAATAAAACCAGTCTTACGCAATCAGAAAAAGATTTTATCCAAACTCATTTAGAACAAAATTGGAGCCTTGATGTCATTAAAGGAACTTATCCAGATAGGGTTGCTTGTTCTATGAGAACTCTCTATCGACTAGCAGACCATGGTATTCTAAAGAAAGAGGATCTCCCTTGGAAAGGCAAAAGAAAACCAAATGGTCATAGCGAAAAACGAGGAAAACAAGCGTTGCGCAGAGATTTAAGTGAGAGAGCAGACAGTCATCCTAATTTTAAGACGGGATTCGGTCATCTAGAAGGGGATACAATTGTGGGAGAAAAACACAAAAGTGCAGTCATTACCTTAGTAGAATGCTTCTCAAAAGCCATCATCACACTGAAAATCAATGGATGGAAAGCAAGTGATATTGAGGCCTCCATCAATCAATGGTTGTCTCAAGTTCCCAGTCATCTCTTTAAGTCGATAACTTTTGATTGTGGGAAAGAATTTTCTAATTGGAAATCTATTTCGAATGCACATGACATTGATATTTTCTTTGCGGATCCAGGATGTCCTGGTCAAAGAGGTCTCAATGAACATTCTAATGGCTTATTAAGACGAAATGGATTACCGAAACAGATGGTTTTTACTAATATTTCTCAAAAATATTTATCAGCTATAGCTGATAAAAGAAATAGAATTTCTAGGAAATCATTGAATTATCAATCACCATACCAAGTTTTTCTGAGTTACTTGAAAAGTCTAACTTAA